GCTGCAGCATCCTTAACTTCTAcaagagcagcagcagcaagccTCCTGGCCTTGTCACTAGAGCTGTCCTGCACGACATCATCACTAGAGCTGTTCTGCGTGACATTTGATCCCTTCTGTGgtgcattttcttttggtgaCTCTGCCTTCTTTGGTGCCAGGCCCAGATATGCCTTCCACTTCTAAGAAATAAATAGAAGTAAAAGATTAAATTCTAgcaaacaatatttttataattccaACACAGATGGAAAGAACGAGGCAATCCTCACATCagatgccttctttggagttttATTCACAGTTGAAGACTTCTTTAATAAATCCTTGAATTTCTTATTAGATACTCCTTTATTCATTTGCTCCCACATGGCATCTACCCGAGATTTTACATCTATCAAGATAGGAAAAAACATTAGTCCTTCTGATCAAGGAATTTATGTGACCAAACAGCAGAACAGGAATTGGATAAACAAGCACTTgtgagtaaaaaaaaaattctgaccAGTCTGTTCAGGTTTAGTCTCTAAGCTTGGAAGGGGAGCAGCTCCATTGGTAGACTCAATTGGTAAAGCATCCTTTTCATTTGCAGTACCTGAACCAGAAAACCAAACTACTCAATCATAagtaggaaaaaaagaaaaacgaaacTGCACCCAAGCTGCCTATGAAAAAGTTGTGGTATGAGTAGCCCTGGCAGTGCCTgaacaaaatcatcaaatgAATAGATCTAGTGACCAACGATTTTGTCTTTCgcctaaaatatataaaacttcaaaacaaattacaaatatagGTCTTTGATAGTTGTAATATCCAAATCATTTTGGACACCAAGCACCGAAATTGGATTGCAACTAAAAATTGGTAAATTACATTACAACAAAAACTGTGATGGTCAGGTTCGATGTTTTTATGTGCTACTCCACCTATATTACATATTCTGTGGcatctaaaactaaaaacaccTAATTCTAAAGTGAAAGGAAGTTTAGCTTAACAGTTTGATGAGACTTAAGCAAATGACACAACAAAAGCTTCAAACCCATTATCAGTAGATAACTCAGCTGAAAATCTGACACTATTCCACGCAAGTTACTATTTTTTGAATTGGGTATGCAGCTTTTCACCCATCTTCGTTTACAaacagaaaaagcaaaaatctTTAGCTCATAAATCTATGAATGCTCCAAAGAAAATACTACCTACCAAGGCTCCAAAACCACCTAGCCCATGAAAACTGATAATTCACATACCCATTATTTTCCAGAAAATGAAAGGGCAAAAATATTTTCAGTGCTCAGTCTGTTTTCATCGTTAAAACCCATTGATTTTCTAAAATCTCCAGAGGTCCTTTTTCGGGCAACACAAACAGACCCGACTGAGCGTAAGCCAAACAAAgaaggaattaaaataaaataaaatcaagaaatataaaaataaaatgcgTACCTGAACTTGAGGCACCGAGAGCGTTGGTGGTGGTTGTAGCCATCGAAGACAAACAAAAGTGGAGAGAGTCATTGGTTTGGTGTTGGTGTTGGTGGTATAAAAAAGAAGTCTGTTATTGGGTTTCGAGGTATCCGAAGAGACCCAAAGCCTTTCGAGCTTTTCTGACTTGTTGGAGGCCCATGAGGCTATAACTAATTAACCCgccaataaaattaattaat
The window above is part of the Prunus dulcis chromosome 1, ALMONDv2, whole genome shotgun sequence genome. Proteins encoded here:
- the LOC117614126 gene encoding craniofacial development protein 1-like isoform X1 — its product is MATTTTNALGASSSGTANEKDALPIESTNGAAPLPSLETKPEQTDVKSRVDAMWEQMNKGVSNKKFKDLLKKSSTVNKTPKKASDKWKAYLGLAPKKAESPKENAPQKGSNVTQNSSSDDVVQDSSSDKARRLAAAALVEVKDAAAAASGRGKVEITEVRDFAGQEIEYKKLVDADSKEASEKAKAPAASAVDAVLEQIKKKQKLSVLDKTKKDWGEFKEEKGLDEELDAYKKSSNQYLDKVNFLQRADFREFERERDARLALQSKRRPDMREDP
- the LOC117614126 gene encoding craniofacial development protein 1-like isoform X2; protein product: MATTTTNALGASSSGTANEKDALPIESTNGAAPLPSLETKPEQTDVKSRVDAMWEQMNKGVSNKKFKDLLKKSSTVNKTPKKASDWKAYLGLAPKKAESPKENAPQKGSNVTQNSSSDDVVQDSSSDKARRLAAAALVEVKDAAAAASGRGKVEITEVRDFAGQEIEYKKLVDADSKEASEKAKAPAASAVDAVLEQIKKKQKLSVLDKTKKDWGEFKEEKGLDEELDAYKKSSNQYLDKVNFLQRADFREFERERDARLALQSKRRPDMREDP